CGGGTTAGGTCGCCGTGAGCCGTACTTTACCAACATTGCCGAGTTGTAGACGCCGCTTCGCTTGCCAAAGATCATGGTTGTTCTGCATAGCAAGCCAGCTCTCGGGAGAACGCCCGAGGGCCTTGGAGAGCCGCAGTGCCATTTCCGGACTGAGACGGCTGGAGCCCACCAGAATACGATGCAATGTCGAAGGCGCCACACCGAGCTTGGCAGCCAGCTCCCGGCCGCTCAGGTGATTCGGCTCCAGATAGACCTGAGCAATGAACTCCCCGGGATGGGGCGGATTGTGCATCGCCATCAGTGATAATCCTCATAATCCAAGACGTGGGCGTGTCCGTCTTTGAATGCGAAGGTGACGCGCCAGTTCCCGTTGACCCACACCGACCACCGACCGCGTTCCGATCCCTTCAGAGGGTGTAAACGAAACCCAGGAACGTTCATGTCCTCGATATTCAGCGCCGTATCCAAAGCCACTAACAGCATCCGCAGTCGCTGGGCATGGTGCGGTTGTATTCCCGCCGCGCTTTCCGACTCAAAGAACCTCCTGAGCCCCTTGTGTCGGAACGATTGAATCATGCGCGAAGCCTAACATGTTGCGCACCTCGCAACAAGGCCGAACTATTAGTGAGTCGCTTGAGAAGCTGATAAAGGCTGGCATATCTCGGGCGCGCTATAGCCGATCAGCCGGGCTATTGACCCCCCGTCCGCCCCGGTTCAACACGTGAGCGTAGATCATTGTTGTAGTCACATCCCGGTGGCCAAGCAACTCTTGAATCCACTGGGGGG
The Candidatus Methylomirabilis tolerans DNA segment above includes these coding regions:
- a CDS encoding HigA family addiction module antidote protein, whose amino-acid sequence is MAMHNPPHPGEFIAQVYLEPNHLSGRELAAKLGVAPSTLHRILVGSSRLSPEMALRLSKALGRSPESWLAMQNNHDLWQAKRRLQLGNVGKVRLTAT
- a CDS encoding type II toxin-antitoxin system RelE/ParE family toxin, whose amino-acid sequence is MIQSFRHKGLRRFFESESAAGIQPHHAQRLRMLLVALDTALNIEDMNVPGFRLHPLKGSERGRWSVWVNGNWRVTFAFKDGHAHVLDYEDYH